The Reichenbachiella carrageenanivorans region ATATTAGCCAAAAAGTCATTGGACTGACTATATTAGCAGCAGGCACATCACTACCAGAATTAGCCACTACAGCAGTAGCTGCTTTCCATAAAAAATCTGATCTCGCAGTAGGAAATATAGTAGGTTCAAATATTTTCAACCTACTCTTAGTACTTGGAGCTACAGCCACGCTCAGTGCCCCTATTTCATACGACATGGACCTTAACTTAGACCTCTATATCGTAATGATTGGCACCTTCATGCTGTTTATATTCATGTTTACACTACAGAAATACAAATTGGATAGGGCCGAAGGAGCTATTTATTTAATTGGCTTTGTAGCTTACTCCGTGTTCATCTACATGAATCGTCTGTAAGCAGACGAACAACAACCTTTCTTTCTTGGTTAACACTTGTTAACACCTTTTAACAAGCCATTAACGGCTCGATGTTTGTATTAGGCATATTTTGCAACTGCATTTCTGCAAAAGCAACCTTTTTTAATTGGCACGCATTGAATAACCAAGGATACATTTCTAATCAAGATCAAATTTTGGAAGACAGTCAATTGACAGACTTGTGTAAAGCCAAGGATGAGTGGGCTCAAAAAGCGCTGTATGACAAATACGCGAATAAAATGATGCGCACCTGTCTAAGATATTTGAATGATGAAATGGAAGCAGAAGATGCCATGATCGATGGTTTCATGAAGGTATTTACAAAAATAGACTCCTTCGACTATCGTGGTAAAGGCAGCTTAGAAGGCTGGATAAAGAGAATAATGGTCAATGAGTCTCTGATGTTGCTCCGAAAAAGAAAAATGGATCAGGTAGAACTAGATAAGATCTACGATCTGTCTTGCGACAAAGCAACAGTAGATTCTCAACTCATGGAAGAGACCATTGTCAACCTTATTCAAAAACTACCAAAAGGTTATCGGACAGTATTCAATATGTATGTTATAGAAGGTTAC contains the following coding sequences:
- a CDS encoding RNA polymerase sigma factor — encoded protein: MNNQGYISNQDQILEDSQLTDLCKAKDEWAQKALYDKYANKMMRTCLRYLNDEMEAEDAMIDGFMKVFTKIDSFDYRGKGSLEGWIKRIMVNESLMLLRKRKMDQVELDKIYDLSCDKATVDSQLMEETIVNLIQKLPKGYRTVFNMYVIEGYSHKEIGEKLNISENTSKSQLSKARASLSKSLKQIGAL